A genomic segment from Nonomuraea helvata encodes:
- a CDS encoding type II toxin-antitoxin system VapC family toxin, giving the protein MSLVVDASIVFRLLANVKGDDLLRQRLARRVHAPALIDVEIASVVRGHVITSKPEVRISEARARVMLERYGQLKIVRHPMLPLQPRVLELRNNLTAYDGMYVALAELLGVPLLTDDAKFAGSTGHRAEIHRYPPPAVV; this is encoded by the coding sequence ATGAGCTTGGTCGTGGACGCTTCGATCGTTTTCCGCCTGCTGGCGAACGTGAAAGGCGATGACCTTCTCCGGCAACGGCTGGCCCGTAGAGTGCACGCTCCAGCGCTGATAGACGTGGAGATCGCATCGGTCGTCCGCGGACATGTGATCACCAGCAAGCCGGAGGTGCGGATCTCCGAAGCGCGGGCCAGGGTCATGTTGGAGCGGTATGGCCAGCTCAAGATCGTGCGACACCCCATGCTGCCCCTGCAGCCCCGGGTGCTGGAGCTCCGGAACAATCTCACGGCATACGACGGCATGTACGTGGCACTCGCCGAACTGCTGGGAGTGCCGTTGCTCACCGATGACGCCAAGTTCGCGGGCTCCACGGGCCATCGGGCGGAAATCCACCGATACCCGCCGCCCGCAGTGGTGTAG
- a CDS encoding peptidoglycan-binding protein: MGPVTDGVTGGATLDGKAQPDATPSRPRRRRGRGRLVAGLLTVVAVAGGGFVAVNSAGLLKGSAGPTRSAGALPPATTTVTRQTLNDTRDADGELGYGPVSTAVSRKPGTITWLPDSGAQVTRGRSLYRVDNKPVMLMYGSTPAYRDLKVGVEGKDVENLERNLSKLGYDGFTVDDEYTYDTAEAVREWQEDRGLDETGVVELGRVVFAPGKVRVESLESEEGQPTAPGQKVLTYTGTSKVVTVKLEAEDQRMARKGARVDVTLPDGKSVKGKVTEVATVIEPAEGQNADPETRVEALVSIGTAKAAKGLDKAAVDVTFTASKRTNVLTVPVAALVALQEGGYGLEVIEGGRSRYIKVETGLFSGGRVEVSGDGLTEGMTVGMPK, translated from the coding sequence ATGGGCCCAGTAACGGACGGGGTGACCGGCGGGGCGACCCTGGACGGAAAGGCGCAGCCGGACGCGACGCCCTCCCGCCCGCGCCGGCGCCGCGGCCGGGGCAGGCTGGTCGCCGGGCTCCTGACCGTGGTGGCCGTGGCCGGAGGCGGGTTCGTGGCCGTCAACAGCGCGGGCCTGCTCAAAGGGAGCGCCGGCCCCACGCGGTCGGCAGGCGCCCTGCCCCCGGCCACCACCACGGTGACCAGGCAGACCCTGAACGACACCAGGGACGCCGACGGCGAGCTCGGCTACGGCCCGGTGAGCACGGCGGTGAGCAGGAAGCCGGGCACGATCACCTGGCTGCCCGACAGCGGCGCGCAGGTCACCCGAGGCAGGTCGCTGTACCGGGTGGACAACAAGCCGGTCATGCTCATGTACGGCTCGACGCCCGCCTACCGCGACCTCAAGGTCGGCGTGGAGGGCAAGGACGTCGAGAACCTCGAGCGGAACCTCAGCAAGCTCGGCTACGACGGGTTCACGGTCGACGACGAGTACACCTATGACACGGCCGAGGCGGTCAGGGAGTGGCAGGAGGACCGCGGCCTGGACGAGACGGGCGTGGTCGAACTGGGCCGGGTCGTCTTCGCCCCCGGCAAGGTGCGGGTGGAGAGCCTCGAGTCCGAGGAGGGCCAGCCGACCGCTCCAGGGCAGAAGGTCCTGACCTATACGGGCACGTCCAAGGTGGTCACGGTCAAGCTGGAGGCCGAGGACCAGCGGATGGCCAGGAAGGGCGCCAGGGTCGACGTCACGCTGCCGGACGGCAAGAGCGTGAAGGGCAAGGTCACCGAGGTGGCCACGGTCATCGAGCCGGCCGAGGGCCAGAACGCCGACCCGGAGACCCGGGTGGAGGCGCTCGTCTCGATCGGGACCGCCAAGGCCGCCAAGGGGCTGGACAAGGCGGCGGTGGACGTCACGTTCACGGCCTCCAAGCGTACGAACGTGCTGACCGTGCCGGTGGCGGCGCTGGTGGCGCTCCAGGAGGGCGGGTACGGCCTGGAGGTCATCGAAGGGGGCAGGTCTCGATATATCAAGGTTGAGACGGGTCTGTTCTCCGGGGGACGGGTCGAGGTCAGCGGCGACGGGCTCACCGAGGGCATGACCGTGGGGATGCCGAAATGA
- a CDS encoding glycoside hydrolase family 15 protein, protein MGYLPIGEHGLIGDLRTVALVGTDGTIDWYCCPRFDAPSVFAAILDDERGGSFELAADLPVRTNQFYVPDTNVLVTRFYTDEGVAEVQDFMPIAEEESHEADRHRLVRRLLCVRGALPFRVRVAPRFDYSSQTHTLHMTDGQASFVSPAFSLRLTSTVPLESDGCDVQARFKLTEGQQAVFALDRLAEGVVPRSCALIEAEKAYNDTVRYWRHWLSASHYRGRWREMVHRSALTLKLLTYAPTGGIVAAATTSLPEQIGGGRNWDYRYVWVRDAAFCVYALLRLGFTEEAEAFMSFLSKHVKAGRGQQSGPLQIMYGIDGRTEFPERELTHLKGYRGSAPVRVGNAAAGQLQMDIYGALIDSIYLYNKWGQPISSERWDELCALVDWVCKNWDQPDEGIWETRGGRKNFVYSRLMCWVAVERAARVALQRGLPADLPTWRESRDAMYRQIMRQGWSPTLHAFIQHFDEEVLDASVLMMPLAKFVSPTDPKWLSTLDALAEGLVSDTLVYRYDPLISPDGLQGEEGTFSICTFWYVEALTRAGRLEEARRVFDNILSYANHLGLYAEEIGRSGEQLGNFPQAFTHLALISAAFNLDQALG, encoded by the coding sequence ATGGGATATCTGCCGATCGGCGAGCACGGGCTGATCGGCGACCTTCGGACGGTCGCCCTGGTGGGCACGGACGGCACGATCGACTGGTACTGCTGTCCGCGCTTCGACGCGCCCAGCGTGTTCGCCGCGATCCTGGACGACGAGCGCGGCGGGTCGTTCGAGCTGGCCGCCGACCTGCCCGTGCGGACCAACCAGTTCTACGTGCCCGACACGAACGTGCTGGTCACGCGGTTCTACACCGATGAGGGCGTGGCGGAGGTCCAGGACTTCATGCCGATCGCCGAGGAGGAGTCGCACGAGGCCGACCGGCACCGGTTGGTCAGACGGCTGCTGTGCGTACGCGGCGCGCTGCCGTTCCGCGTACGGGTCGCGCCCCGCTTCGACTACAGCTCCCAGACGCACACCCTGCACATGACCGACGGGCAGGCCTCGTTCGTGTCGCCCGCGTTCTCGCTGAGGCTGACCTCCACCGTGCCTCTGGAGAGCGACGGGTGCGATGTCCAGGCGCGGTTCAAGCTCACCGAGGGCCAGCAGGCCGTCTTCGCCCTCGACCGGCTGGCTGAGGGGGTCGTGCCGAGATCGTGCGCGCTCATCGAGGCCGAGAAGGCTTACAACGACACGGTGCGGTACTGGCGGCACTGGCTGTCCGCCTCCCATTACCGCGGCCGCTGGCGGGAGATGGTGCACCGCTCCGCGCTGACGCTGAAGCTGCTCACGTACGCGCCGACCGGCGGCATCGTCGCGGCCGCCACCACGAGCCTGCCGGAGCAGATCGGCGGCGGGCGCAACTGGGACTACCGCTACGTGTGGGTGCGCGACGCGGCCTTCTGCGTGTACGCGCTGCTCAGACTGGGCTTCACCGAAGAGGCCGAGGCGTTCATGAGCTTCCTGTCGAAGCACGTGAAGGCCGGCCGCGGGCAGCAGTCGGGCCCGCTCCAGATCATGTACGGCATCGACGGCCGCACCGAGTTCCCCGAGCGCGAGCTCACCCACCTGAAGGGCTACCGCGGATCCGCCCCGGTACGCGTGGGCAACGCCGCTGCCGGCCAGCTCCAGATGGACATCTACGGCGCCCTCATCGACTCCATCTACTTGTACAACAAATGGGGGCAGCCCATCTCCAGCGAGCGCTGGGACGAGCTGTGCGCGCTGGTCGACTGGGTCTGCAAGAACTGGGACCAGCCCGACGAAGGCATCTGGGAGACCCGCGGCGGCCGCAAGAACTTCGTCTACTCCCGGCTCATGTGCTGGGTGGCCGTGGAACGCGCCGCGCGCGTGGCCCTCCAGCGCGGGCTGCCGGCCGATCTGCCGACCTGGCGCGAGTCCCGCGACGCGATGTACCGCCAGATCATGCGGCAGGGCTGGTCGCCCACGCTGCACGCCTTCATCCAGCACTTCGACGAGGAGGTGCTGGACGCCTCGGTGCTGATGATGCCGCTGGCCAAGTTCGTCTCGCCCACCGATCCCAAGTGGCTGTCCACGCTGGACGCGCTGGCCGAGGGGCTGGTCTCGGACACGCTGGTGTACCGCTACGACCCCCTGATCAGCCCCGACGGGCTGCAGGGCGAGGAGGGCACGTTCTCGATCTGCACCTTCTGGTACGTCGAGGCGCTGACCAGGGCGGGCCGCCTGGAGGAGGCCCGCCGGGTCTTCGACAACATCCTCAGCTACGCCAACCACCTGGGTCTCTACGCCGAGGAGATCGGGCGCTCGGGCGAGCAACTGGGCAACTTCCCCCAGGCGTTCACCCATCTGGCGCTGATCAGTGCCGCCTTCAATCTCGACCAGGCCCTGGGCTGA
- a CDS encoding serine/threonine protein kinase, protein MTPEVIGPYRVVRELGEGGQGVVYLATAPDGTPVAIKVLREGVPGDGRFAKEIAAARRVEPFCIAQVLDASLGARPYIVTEYVEGPSLHKAGRHTGADLQRLAVATATALAAIHRAGVVHRDFKPANVLLGRDGPRVIDFGIARAMDAALTRTSSIVGTPAYMAPEQFMGAAAGPAVDVFAWGAVMVYAATGAPPFGNDSVPAVLRRIQYEEPRLDGVPEPLRSIVYACLAKDPAARPAMQDVLFQLIGGHAPPSPGGHRTPPGGPAHAGFPGGPPHQAFFGPGTGPGPGGPPHPAFSGAGTGPGPGGPPHPAFSGAGTGPGPGGPPHPAFSGPGPGPGHPQRPPVHHLQTAPKRPAPANRRTLIFVSGGAAVVVAGAVAAALIWLPMWPARTTTATVVTAQSPTASGATKSPKTTHPTSKPRPTRTAKTPKPPKTSATPEPTTEPTTKPTSRPTTKTTASTKPTAGPTTSKPTATSGGSGGVTSVTFTYEGDKVGDCWRNDMNIWAKVSATGTYSYRWLVNGQNQGRQQGTASSKPLLPSITWKGEGTYNIVFEVVTPRSFRKGVAVKICSNSESWGDGW, encoded by the coding sequence GTGACGCCGGAGGTCATCGGCCCGTACCGGGTCGTCAGGGAGCTGGGTGAGGGCGGCCAGGGCGTGGTCTACCTGGCCACCGCCCCCGACGGCACTCCGGTCGCGATCAAGGTGCTGCGTGAAGGGGTGCCGGGTGACGGCCGGTTCGCCAAGGAGATAGCGGCCGCGCGGCGGGTGGAGCCGTTCTGCATCGCGCAGGTGCTGGACGCCTCGCTGGGCGCACGGCCGTACATCGTGACCGAGTACGTCGAAGGTCCCTCACTGCACAAGGCGGGCCGCCACACCGGGGCCGACCTGCAGCGGCTGGCGGTCGCGACGGCCACCGCGCTGGCCGCCATCCACCGGGCCGGCGTCGTCCACCGGGACTTCAAGCCCGCCAACGTCCTGCTCGGACGGGACGGGCCGCGCGTCATCGACTTCGGTATCGCGCGGGCGATGGACGCCGCGCTGACGCGTACCAGCAGCATCGTGGGGACGCCCGCGTACATGGCGCCCGAGCAGTTCATGGGCGCCGCCGCCGGGCCCGCCGTGGACGTGTTCGCGTGGGGGGCCGTGATGGTGTACGCGGCCACCGGCGCCCCGCCGTTCGGCAACGACTCCGTGCCGGCGGTGCTCAGGCGGATCCAGTACGAGGAGCCGCGCCTCGACGGGGTGCCCGAGCCGCTGCGCTCGATCGTGTACGCGTGCCTCGCCAAGGACCCCGCGGCCCGCCCGGCCATGCAGGACGTCCTCTTCCAGCTCATCGGCGGCCACGCACCACCATCCCCAGGCGGGCACCGCACACCGCCGGGCGGTCCAGCACACGCGGGATTCCCGGGCGGCCCACCGCACCAGGCCTTCTTCGGCCCTGGGACCGGGCCAGGCCCGGGTGGGCCACCGCATCCGGCGTTCTCCGGCGCTGGGACCGGGCCAGGCCCGGGTGGGCCACCGCATCCGGCGTTCTCCGGCGCTGGGACCGGGCCAGGCCCGGGTGGGCCACCGCATCCGGCGTTCTCCGGTCCGGGCCCCGGACCAGGGCATCCGCAGCGGCCTCCGGTCCATCACCTCCAGACCGCTCCCAAGCGGCCGGCCCCCGCCAACCGGCGCACGCTGATCTTCGTGTCCGGCGGGGCCGCGGTCGTCGTGGCCGGTGCCGTGGCGGCGGCCTTGATCTGGCTGCCCATGTGGCCCGCCCGGACCACCACCGCCACCGTCGTCACAGCCCAGAGCCCCACCGCCTCCGGCGCGACGAAGTCCCCCAAAACCACGCACCCGACCTCCAAGCCACGCCCCACCAGGACCGCGAAGACCCCCAAGCCCCCCAAGACCAGCGCCACCCCCGAGCCCACCACGGAACCCACCACCAAGCCGACGTCGCGGCCCACGACCAAGACCACCGCCAGCACGAAGCCCACCGCAGGCCCCACCACCTCGAAACCGACCGCGACCAGCGGCGGCTCCGGGGGCGTGACGTCGGTGACCTTCACCTATGAGGGCGACAAGGTAGGCGACTGCTGGCGCAACGACATGAACATCTGGGCCAAGGTCTCCGCCACGGGCACCTACAGCTACCGATGGCTCGTCAACGGTCAGAACCAGGGCAGGCAGCAGGGCACGGCGTCGTCGAAGCCCCTGCTTCCGTCCATCACGTGGAAGGGCGAGGGCACGTACAACATCGTCTTCGAGGTGGTCACGCCCAGGAGCTTCCGGAAGGGCGTCGCCGTGAAGATCTGCAGCAACAGTGAGAGCTGGGGCGACGGCTGGTAG
- a CDS encoding response regulator transcription factor, with protein MRVLVVEDERLLADAIAEWLRDETHAVDLAHDGEAALERIAVNDYDVVVLDRDLPRVHGDEVCRELVESERDARVLMLTAAAQLDDRVTGLSLGADDYLAKPFAFPELAARVLALGRRSRPAAPPVLRRAGITLDPARREVFRNGRFVPLSKKEFAVLAELLRANGSVVSAEQLLEKAWDENADPFTGAVRLTILKLRRKLADPPVVETVPGVGYRIA; from the coding sequence ATGCGGGTGCTGGTGGTTGAGGACGAGCGGCTGCTCGCCGACGCGATTGCCGAATGGCTGCGGGATGAGACCCACGCGGTCGATCTGGCGCACGACGGCGAGGCCGCGCTCGAACGGATCGCCGTCAACGACTACGACGTGGTCGTGCTGGACCGCGACCTGCCGCGCGTGCACGGCGACGAGGTGTGCAGGGAGCTGGTCGAGTCGGAGCGGGACGCGCGCGTGCTGATGCTGACGGCCGCCGCCCAGCTCGACGACCGGGTGACCGGCCTGTCCCTGGGAGCCGACGACTACCTGGCGAAGCCGTTCGCCTTCCCCGAGCTGGCCGCCCGCGTGCTGGCCCTGGGGCGGCGCTCGCGCCCGGCCGCCCCGCCCGTGCTGCGGCGGGCCGGGATCACGCTCGACCCGGCGCGCAGGGAGGTGTTCAGGAACGGGCGGTTCGTGCCGCTGTCGAAGAAGGAGTTCGCGGTGCTGGCCGAGCTGCTGCGGGCGAACGGCAGCGTCGTCTCGGCCGAGCAGCTGCTGGAGAAGGCGTGGGACGAGAACGCGGACCCGTTCACCGGGGCGGTCCGGCTCACCATCCTCAAGCTGCGCCGCAAGCTCGCCGACCCGCCGGTCGTGGAGACCGTGCCGGGAGTGGGGTACCGGATCGCATGA
- a CDS encoding serine/threonine-protein kinase — MAHVEPLREDDPTALGPYRLLGRLGAGGQGTVYLGQTPDGRQVAVKLLREGAGFDDRLAKEIAAARRVEPFCIAQVLDVSLGERPYIVTEYVEGPSLQQAGRHTGADLQRLAVATATALAAIHQAGIVHRDFKPANVLLGPGGPRVIDFGIARAMDDAVTHTSSIVGTPAYMAPEQLAGQPVGPPADVFAWASVMVWAANETPPFGQDTLPAIINRILHNEPQLGDLPQPLRSVVYDCLAKDPRARPTMRDVILRLLSGQNAAVPSPPHPHRDFQAQPQAYGQGLGPLPGSGPGYPPGQALGHGSAPVPGNGPQPMPGHGLGAMPGHGSAPGHGPIPGQGPFPGAGRGPGRRARAASGRGIGVPVAVGASTVMVVALVGSVVWLAPWSKPTTSASLAADSPSASTSQTTGHPATTTPPRKTPKPTRTPTVRKTTPKSTPTPTSTPTPKTTKSTTAPPTRTPTKTPTKSPTPAPTRTTKKPATTARVSILEIELFGGPGQDSSKGCYMPPVHFQTNVESTRQEVWISTVWLVDGKAISRERSWVSKGSYTAFVSSQQYMLKAGRHTLTLKVTAPSTAQKSMSINMCDLEDYS; from the coding sequence ATGGCGCATGTCGAACCGCTGCGGGAGGACGACCCGACGGCGTTAGGCCCGTACCGCTTGCTCGGCCGGCTCGGAGCGGGCGGCCAGGGCACCGTCTACCTCGGGCAGACGCCCGACGGCCGGCAGGTGGCCGTCAAGCTGCTACGCGAGGGCGCCGGCTTCGACGACCGGCTGGCGAAGGAGATCGCGGCCGCGCGGCGGGTGGAGCCGTTCTGCATCGCCCAGGTCCTGGACGTCTCGCTGGGCGAACGGCCGTACATCGTGACCGAGTACGTCGAAGGTCCCTCACTGCAGCAGGCAGGCCGCCACACTGGGGCCGACCTGCAACGACTGGCGGTCGCGACGGCCACCGCGCTGGCCGCCATCCATCAGGCGGGCATCGTGCACCGGGACTTCAAGCCCGCGAACGTGCTGCTCGGTCCAGGCGGCCCGCGTGTCATCGACTTCGGCATCGCGCGGGCCATGGACGACGCCGTCACGCATACCAGCAGCATCGTCGGCACGCCCGCGTACATGGCTCCCGAGCAGTTGGCGGGGCAGCCGGTGGGGCCTCCCGCCGACGTGTTCGCCTGGGCGTCGGTCATGGTGTGGGCGGCCAACGAGACGCCGCCGTTCGGGCAGGACACGCTGCCTGCCATCATCAACCGCATCCTGCACAACGAGCCGCAGCTCGGCGACCTGCCGCAGCCGTTGCGATCTGTCGTGTACGACTGCCTGGCCAAGGATCCACGTGCCCGGCCGACCATGCGGGACGTGATCCTGCGGCTGCTGAGCGGGCAGAACGCCGCGGTCCCGAGCCCTCCTCATCCGCACCGGGACTTCCAGGCGCAGCCCCAGGCGTACGGGCAAGGACTCGGGCCGCTGCCCGGGTCCGGTCCTGGGTACCCGCCCGGGCAGGCGTTGGGCCATGGGTCCGCGCCTGTGCCGGGGAACGGGCCTCAACCCATGCCCGGCCATGGACTTGGCGCGATGCCCGGCCATGGGTCGGCACCCGGCCACGGGCCGATACCAGGTCAAGGGCCGTTCCCTGGAGCGGGGAGGGGGCCGGGGCGGAGGGCTCGGGCTGCGAGCGGTCGTGGGATCGGCGTTCCCGTGGCCGTGGGGGCGTCGACCGTCATGGTGGTGGCGCTCGTCGGCAGCGTCGTCTGGCTCGCCCCTTGGTCGAAGCCGACCACCTCGGCGTCCCTCGCCGCCGACTCCCCGAGCGCCTCCACGTCCCAGACCACTGGACACCCGGCGACCACGACCCCGCCGCGAAAGACCCCGAAGCCCACTCGTACGCCCACCGTGCGAAAGACCACCCCCAAGAGCACGCCCACACCGACGTCGACGCCGACCCCCAAGACCACCAAGTCCACCACGGCGCCTCCGACCAGGACCCCCACCAAGACCCCGACCAAGTCCCCGACGCCGGCCCCGACCCGCACCACCAAGAAGCCGGCTACGACCGCGCGGGTCAGCATCCTCGAGATCGAGCTGTTCGGCGGCCCCGGCCAGGACAGCTCCAAGGGCTGCTACATGCCGCCGGTCCACTTCCAGACCAACGTGGAGTCGACCCGGCAAGAGGTGTGGATCTCCACCGTCTGGCTGGTCGACGGCAAAGCGATCTCGCGAGAGAGGTCGTGGGTGTCGAAGGGCTCGTACACCGCGTTCGTGAGTTCCCAGCAGTACATGCTCAAGGCAGGGCGCCACACCCTCACCCTCAAGGTCACCGCGCCTTCCACGGCGCAGAAAAGCATGTCGATCAACATGTGCGACCTGGAAGACTACTCGTGA
- a CDS encoding FitA-like ribbon-helix-helix domain-containing protein — translation MGVIQVRDVPEETERTLKARAEREGKSLAAYVRDLLNEEASVPTLDEVMTKIAADEPVPYDPDFVRETMREGRR, via the coding sequence ATGGGAGTTATACAGGTTCGGGACGTTCCCGAAGAGACCGAGCGGACGCTGAAAGCCAGGGCCGAGCGTGAGGGCAAGTCGCTGGCGGCATATGTGCGCGACCTGCTGAATGAGGAGGCGTCCGTCCCGACCTTGGACGAGGTCATGACCAAGATCGCGGCTGACGAGCCAGTACCGTATGACCCTGATTTCGTGCGGGAGACGATGCGCGAGGGGCGGCGATGA
- a CDS encoding MFS transporter, which translates to MKVRPGDSVSDSAAGRPAATRSMFAPLAARGFRRYYLGQTASAFGDSLTPLAIAFAVLHLTASPVDLGIVVLSTRLPVILLTLLGGAIGDRFSRRTVMLLADLTRFAAHGTTALLLLTGTAHLWMLVALQLVAGAGSAFFNPAAVGLVASLAGKEHLQAANSLISLSRSAASMVALGTAGALVALVGPGWAILVDALTFLVSMAFLYRLPTEERLSADKAVPRTGGGGLLAGIGGGIAEVARRPWLWIWIVHVAIINAIVLSPIMVLGPYVADRQLGGAPAWSAIGIAYAVGGLAGGFVGARWRPARPMVAALLFALLMAPLPALLAVPAEVWLLALAGVGAGMQVVVYNVLQTTAIQRNLPERFVARATSVTMLGALVAAPLGTGLAGPAAAWLGTRPVLVASAVTAVLVTALTLLAPSVWRIRAESS; encoded by the coding sequence ATGAAGGTGCGTCCCGGCGACAGCGTCAGCGATTCCGCAGCCGGCCGGCCGGCCGCGACCCGCTCGATGTTCGCGCCGCTGGCGGCCAGGGGCTTCAGGCGCTACTACCTGGGTCAGACGGCATCGGCGTTCGGAGACTCGCTGACCCCGCTGGCGATCGCCTTCGCGGTGCTCCACCTCACGGCATCACCGGTGGACCTGGGGATCGTCGTGCTGAGCACCCGGCTGCCCGTCATCCTCCTGACCCTGCTGGGTGGCGCGATCGGCGACCGTTTCTCCCGCAGGACGGTCATGCTGCTCGCCGACCTCACCCGTTTCGCGGCGCACGGCACGACGGCGCTCCTGCTGCTCACCGGCACCGCGCACCTCTGGATGCTGGTGGCCCTGCAACTCGTCGCCGGCGCGGGATCGGCCTTCTTCAACCCGGCCGCCGTAGGACTCGTCGCCTCGCTGGCCGGCAAGGAGCACCTGCAAGCGGCCAACTCCCTGATCTCGCTCTCCAGAAGCGCCGCGTCGATGGTGGCGCTGGGCACGGCGGGAGCCCTGGTGGCGCTGGTCGGGCCGGGCTGGGCCATCCTCGTCGACGCGCTGACGTTCCTGGTGAGCATGGCCTTCCTCTACCGGCTGCCCACGGAAGAGCGGTTGTCCGCCGACAAGGCGGTGCCACGGACGGGCGGCGGCGGTCTGCTGGCCGGCATCGGTGGGGGGATCGCGGAGGTGGCGCGGCGCCCCTGGCTGTGGATCTGGATCGTCCACGTCGCGATCATCAACGCGATCGTGCTCTCCCCGATCATGGTGCTGGGTCCGTACGTCGCCGACCGGCAGCTCGGCGGCGCCCCGGCCTGGTCGGCGATCGGCATCGCATACGCCGTCGGCGGCCTGGCCGGAGGCTTCGTCGGCGCCCGCTGGAGACCCGCGCGCCCCATGGTGGCGGCGCTGCTCTTCGCTCTCCTCATGGCCCCGCTCCCGGCCCTGCTGGCGGTCCCCGCCGAGGTGTGGCTGCTGGCGCTCGCGGGAGTAGGAGCGGGCATGCAGGTGGTGGTCTACAACGTGCTCCAGACCACCGCGATCCAGCGCAACCTTCCCGAGCGGTTCGTCGCCCGCGCCACCTCTGTCACCATGCTCGGCGCCCTCGTGGCGGCCCCGCTCGGCACCGGCCTGGCCGGCCCCGCGGCGGCCTGGCTAGGCACCCGCCCCGTCCTCGTGGCCAGCGCTGTGACGGCCGTGCTCGTCACGGCGCTCACCCTGCTCGCCCCATCGGTGTGGCGGATCCGCGCCGAAAGCAGCTGA
- a CDS encoding sensor histidine kinase: MTLRLRLTLMYGAVFLVAGLTLLGVTYLLFNQQLTQSFESRYASDPGKKKTLIFAQNGVVLTGDAAVEWLRRQEEELRGAAVTSLLTQGAIALAVVGGAALGLGWVVAGRALAPLHRVTDTARKIAAAPMAERGLHERIALEGPDDEVKQLADTFDTMVERLDQSFDGQRRFVANASHELRTPLTLNRALVELAMHRRAAPPEIKELGESLLEINARHERLISGLLLLARSEQEIADRSPVDLADVVTHVVAQTAGDAHEAKVTVYEATAQAPTTGDALLLERLVHNLVENGIRHNVDDGTGWVRVVSRTVSDGNVEVEVSNTGPSVPPYDVPLLFKPFHRHGAERVVTARSAGLGLSIVRSVAVAHGGDVRARPREGGGLIVTASLPHAPH; this comes from the coding sequence ATGACCCTCCGGTTACGGCTCACGCTGATGTACGGGGCCGTCTTCCTGGTCGCGGGGCTGACCCTGCTCGGCGTCACCTATCTCCTGTTCAACCAGCAGCTGACCCAGTCGTTCGAGAGCCGGTACGCGTCCGATCCCGGCAAGAAGAAGACCCTGATCTTTGCCCAGAACGGCGTCGTGCTCACCGGTGACGCCGCGGTGGAGTGGCTGCGACGGCAGGAGGAGGAGCTGCGCGGCGCGGCCGTCACCTCGCTGCTCACGCAGGGCGCGATCGCGCTGGCCGTGGTCGGCGGCGCGGCGCTGGGCCTCGGCTGGGTGGTCGCGGGCCGGGCGCTGGCCCCGCTGCACCGGGTGACGGACACGGCGCGGAAGATCGCGGCCGCCCCCATGGCCGAGCGCGGGCTGCACGAGCGGATCGCGCTGGAAGGCCCCGACGACGAGGTCAAGCAGCTCGCCGACACGTTCGACACCATGGTGGAGCGGCTGGACCAGTCCTTCGACGGGCAGCGCAGGTTCGTGGCGAACGCCTCGCACGAGCTGCGTACGCCGCTCACCCTGAACCGGGCCCTGGTCGAGCTGGCCATGCACCGCCGTGCCGCCCCTCCCGAGATCAAGGAGCTGGGCGAGAGCCTGCTGGAGATCAACGCCCGCCACGAGCGGCTCATCTCCGGCCTGCTCCTGCTGGCCCGCTCCGAGCAGGAGATCGCCGACCGGTCGCCGGTGGACCTGGCGGACGTGGTGACGCACGTGGTCGCGCAGACGGCCGGGGACGCCCACGAGGCGAAGGTCACCGTGTACGAGGCGACCGCTCAGGCGCCCACCACCGGGGACGCGTTGCTGCTCGAACGGCTGGTACACAACCTCGTCGAGAACGGCATCCGGCACAACGTGGACGACGGGACCGGATGGGTGCGGGTGGTGAGCCGTACCGTGTCCGATGGCAACGTGGAGGTCGAGGTCAGCAACACCGGGCCGAGCGTGCCGCCGTACGACGTCCCGCTGCTGTTCAAACCGTTCCACCGGCACGGGGCCGAACGCGTGGTCACGGCGCGGAGCGCGGGGCTGGGGCTGTCGATCGTCCGGTCGGTGGCGGTCGCGCACGGCGGGGACGTCAGGGCCCGACCGCGAGAGGGCGGCGGCCTGATCGTGACCGCCTCCCTGCCGCACGCCCCCCATTGA